Proteins co-encoded in one bacterium genomic window:
- the pstC gene encoding phosphate ABC transporter permease subunit PstC → MSAKLLKDKAVRLILTAAGSTSIFIVLFIFLFLGKETFQFALHPGLGRLLAERWTPVSFQAQVFGILPLITGSLLVTVLATLFALPFGVLGAIYISEVARQTEKEILKPFIELLAGIPSVVLGFFGLVVLAPLVKETFHLETGLTALTGAMLLALMAVPTIISISEDALRSVPVSYKEVSLAMGASRLQTICRITVPAALPGIISAVMLGMGRVIGETMAVMMVTGNSPIITANPMQSVRTMTATIAAEMGEVPFGSDHYRALFCVGFVLLLATFILNVVAQRVLKKYRLS, encoded by the coding sequence ATGTCAGCCAAGCTCCTCAAAGACAAAGCCGTGCGCCTGATTCTCACCGCGGCCGGATCGACCAGCATCTTCATCGTGCTGTTCATCTTCCTCTTCCTGGGCAAGGAGACTTTCCAGTTCGCCCTGCATCCGGGCCTGGGACGCCTGCTGGCCGAGCGCTGGACCCCGGTTTCGTTCCAGGCCCAGGTGTTCGGCATCCTGCCGCTGATTACCGGCTCGCTGCTGGTGACCGTGCTGGCCACGCTGTTCGCCCTGCCGTTCGGGGTCCTGGGCGCGATCTACATCTCTGAGGTGGCGCGCCAGACCGAGAAGGAAATCCTAAAGCCTTTCATCGAGCTGCTGGCCGGCATCCCCTCGGTGGTGCTGGGCTTTTTCGGCCTGGTGGTGCTGGCGCCGCTGGTCAAGGAGACGTTCCATCTGGAGACCGGCCTGACCGCCCTGACCGGCGCGATGCTGCTGGCCCTGATGGCTGTGCCCACCATCATTTCGATCTCCGAGGACGCCCTGCGCAGCGTGCCGGTCTCCTACAAGGAGGTCTCGCTGGCCATGGGCGCGAGCCGTCTGCAGACCATCTGCCGGATCACGGTGCCGGCGGCCCTGCCGGGAATCATCTCGGCGGTGATGCTGGGTATGGGACGGGTGATCGGCGAGACCATGGCGGTGATGATGGTCACGGGCAATTCGCCGATAATCACGGCCAACCCGATGCAGTCGGTGCGCACCATGACCGCCACCATCGCCGCCGAGATGGGCGAGGTGCCGTTCGGCAGCGACCATTACCGCGCCCTGTTCTGTGTGGGCTTTGTCCTGCTCTTGGCCACTTTTATCCTGAACGTGGTCGCCC
- a CDS encoding phosphate ABC transporter substrate-binding protein has product MDKVRGLILAAVTASLVILVAVSGCSRPEKGQGGGQTIMIKGSDTMVHLVSTWAEDFMKQSQTIQVSVTGGGSGTGIAALINGTADICAASREMKPEEIDQAHQRSVNPKEIVVARDGIAVVVNPANPVTTLTLEQLDKIYTGQYDNWKQVGGQDAPIVVLSRESSSGTYVFFQEHVLKKKDYTPNARLMPATSAIIQSVAADAQSIGYVGLGYAVDAGDKVHMISVKADDSAPAVIPSESTVKSGEYSISRPLYLYTNGEPQGHIKQFIDYCLGAEGQKIVRETGYISIE; this is encoded by the coding sequence ATGGATAAAGTGCGCGGTCTTATCCTTGCGGCGGTGACTGCATCCCTGGTAATCCTGGTGGCCGTTTCCGGCTGTTCCCGTCCCGAGAAAGGTCAGGGCGGCGGCCAGACTATCATGATCAAAGGCTCGGACACGATGGTGCATCTGGTGAGCACCTGGGCCGAGGATTTCATGAAACAGTCCCAGACCATCCAGGTCTCGGTCACCGGCGGAGGATCGGGAACCGGCATCGCCGCCCTGATCAACGGCACGGCCGATATCTGCGCCGCCTCGCGCGAGATGAAGCCCGAGGAGATCGACCAGGCGCACCAGCGCTCGGTCAACCCCAAAGAGATCGTAGTGGCGCGTGACGGGATCGCGGTGGTGGTCAACCCCGCCAACCCGGTCACCACGCTGACCCTGGAGCAACTGGACAAAATCTACACCGGCCAGTACGACAACTGGAAGCAGGTGGGCGGCCAGGACGCTCCCATCGTGGTCCTGTCGCGTGAATCCAGCTCCGGCACCTACGTGTTCTTCCAGGAGCACGTGCTCAAGAAAAAAGACTACACCCCGAACGCGCGCCTGATGCCGGCCACCTCGGCCATCATCCAGTCGGTCGCCGCGGATGCACAGTCCATCGGCTACGTGGGCCTGGGCTATGCTGTGGATGCCGGTGACAAGGTGCACATGATATCGGTCAAGGCGGATGACTCCGCCCCGGCGGTGATTCCCTCGGAATCCACGGTCAAGTCGGGCGAGTATTCGATCTCCCGGCCGCTCTACCTCTACACCAACGGCGAGCCGCAGGGCCACATCAAGCAGTTCATCGACTACTGCCTGGGCGCCGAGGGCCAGAAAATAGTGCGTGAGACCGGTTACATCTCGATCGAGTAG